In one Lycium barbarum isolate Lr01 chromosome 7, ASM1917538v2, whole genome shotgun sequence genomic region, the following are encoded:
- the LOC132603498 gene encoding uncharacterized protein LOC132603498, whose amino-acid sequence MIAVEHKDTMHTNCEASVRCLQNARYPHNLHYSRTAVKVLPEASDGTYIHPGGDSLDCTLSGEPIEASKESPNHTVYQHGFGLWSAFYPNSNMHLRSVNAIESQPYPYSVDNHYHYSLLNMFPQNYQYDYRFQDFQYFVVIDFEATCDKEKNPHPQEIIEFPSVIVNSTTGQLEACFQTYVRPTCNQQLSDFCKDLTGIQQLQVDRGVTLSEALLRHDKWLEKKGIKNTNFAVVTWSSWDCRVMLESECRYKKIRKPPYFNRWINLKVPFREVFGGARCNLKDAVQMAGLAWQGRAHCGLDDAKNTARLLAFLMHKGFRFSITDSLMYQSNDEPLTWKLPPDHPSFPSSFQPQKMRDMPSPVLRNHPYCFCGVTSSKGMFRKPGPKQGSLFFRCGN is encoded by the coding sequence ATGATCGCTGTAGAGCATAAAGATACTATGCATACGAACTGTGAGGCATCTGTAAGATGCCTTCAGAATGCACGCTATCCCCATAATCTGCACTACAGTAGGACTGCGGTCAAAGTCTTACCGGAGGCTAGTGATGGAACCTATATTCATCCTGGTGGGGATAGCTTGGACTGCACATTGAGTGGTGAACCTATCGAGGCTTCAAAAGAATCTCCGAACCACACTGTCTATCAGCATGGCTTTGGTTTATGGTCAGCCTTTTATCCTAACTCAAATATGCATCTGCGCTCCGTGAATGCTATTGAAAGCCAGCCCTATCCATATTCAGTGGATAATCACTACCATTACAGCCTATTAAACATGTTCCCTCAAAATTATCAGTATGATTATCGGTTCCAAGATTTCCAATACTTTGTTGTTATTGACTTTGAGGCAACATGTGATAAAGAAAAGAATCCTCACCCTCAGGAGATAATAGAGTTTCCATCAGTAATAGTGAATAGCACAACTGGCCAGCTGGAGGCTTGTTTTCAAACTTACGTGAGGCCAACGTGCAATCAACAACTGAGTGATTTCTGCAAAGATCTGACTGGTATCCAGCAACTTCAGGTTGACAGAGGTGTTACTCTAAGTGAAGCTCTCCTTAGGCATGACAAGTGGCTTGAGAAGAAAGGGATAAAGAACACGAACTTTGCAGTTGTCACATGGTCCAGTTGGGATTGCCGTGTGATGTTGGAATCAGAATGCCGATACAAAAAGATCAGGAAGCCTCCTTATTTCAACCGTTGGATCAACTTGAAGGTTCCTTTCCGAGAGGTTTTTGGAGGTGCAAGGTGCAATTTGAAAGATGCAGTCCAAATGGCTGGCCTAGCATGGCAGGGCCGTGCTCACTGTGGTCTGGATGATGCCAAAAATACAGCCCGCTTGCTTGCTTTTCTCATGCACAAGGGTTTTAGATTCTCTATCACCGATTCTCTGATGTATCAATCAAATGATGAACCCCTTACATGGAAGCTTCCCCCAGATCACCCATCATTTCCCTCTTCTTTTCAACCTCAAAAGATGAGGGACATGCCTTCTCCAGTATTGCGAAATCATCCTTACTGTTTCTGTGGAGTAACGAGCAGCAAAGGGATGTTCCGAAAACCAGGTCCAAAGCAAGGAAGTCTCTTCTTCCGGTGTGGGAATTGA
- the LOC132601554 gene encoding uncharacterized protein LOC132601554, translating into MNGAVEAANKNIKRILRKMTDNYEGWHDQLPYGLLGYRTTARTSIATPYLLVYHIEAVIPAEVEIPFLRIIQEAELDNAEWIRARYEQLALMDEKGMVAICHCQLYRQSMARAFNKRVRSRLFQIGQMVLKRIFQHPDEYKGKFAPNWQGLMWSAKYSPKER; encoded by the coding sequence ATGAATGGAGCCGtggaagcagccaacaaaaatatTAAGAGGATATTGAGAAAAATGACTGACAATTATGAAGGTTGGCACGACCAGTTGCCTTATGGTTTACTGGGATACCGTACTACGGCCAGAACTTCAATAGCGACTCCATATCTGTTAGTCTACCATATTGAAGCAGTCATACCTGCTGAAGTTGAGATACCCTTTTTGAGAATCATTCAAGAAGCAGAATTGGACAATGCTGAATGGATCCGAGCTCGATATGAGCAATTGGCTCTAATGGATGAAAAAGGGATGGTTGCTATATGTCACTGTCAACTTTACCGACAAAGTATGGCAAGGGCCTTCAACAAACGTGTCAGAAGTAGACTTTTCCAAATTGGGCAAatggtgctcaaaagaattttccAACATCCagatgaatacaaagggaagttTGCTCCCAACTGGCAAGGCCTTATGTGGTCTGCAAAGTACTCTCCGAAGGAGCGGTGA